Sequence from the bacterium genome:
GCCGCCAGCGCCGGTGCGCTGCATGAGGTAAAAATCGTCATCCACATACAGAACGGCCGTGGTGCCCGCCGCATAGGTCTCGTGCGCCTGAATGAGAGCGGCAATGCCGTGCGGCGTGCCGCTCAGGTGCAGCCCGGCGTTGAAATAGTCCTTCCAGTAAACACAGGGATAGCCCTCGTGCGCCAGAATAAAACTGTAGGCCAGCAGTTTGTCATTGCCGATGGCGCGCCCCTCGTCGCGCAAATCGTGATTCTCGACGAACGTGACGGTGGATTCCGGTTGCTCCTGCAGCAGCGTCTCCCCGGCGACGAGATTGCGCAGGCTAAAGCCGTATTGATCACACAGGCCTTTGAGCAGCTCGCGCAGGGGGAAATCGAAGGCGTCCACCGGATTGGTGTTGGAAAAATTGGTCACGTTGACCCATTGCTCGATGGCGCGTGCGTTGTCCCAGTGTTCCGCCACGCCATAGGGTTTGAACAACTGGCCGCTGCGCTGATAACGATACTCCTGGATCGCGGCCACGGTGCCCGCGCCATACCCTTTCACGAAATCATAGCGAAAGCCGTCGAAGCCGATTTCTTCCACCAGCCAGCGCGCGAGATTGATGATCTCACCAAAGACGTAGGGATTGCGGTGGGAAAGATCCGGCATGTCACCAAACGTGCTTTCGTCCCACGATTCATACATGTTGGGATGAAAGCATTCCCAGTTGCGCGGGAAGCGGCCGCTCTGGGGCCGAAACAGCGTCCAGCGTGCCTGTTGGGTGATGGGATTGACTTCGGTGGCATCGGCGCCGCTGTTGTGATTGATCACCATGTCGGCGATTACCGTCATGCCGTGTTGATGGGCGGTCTGGATCAAGGCAAGCAACTCTGCCTTGGTGCCAAACCACGTGGGCACGCCGCCCTTTTGATCGAACTCGCCGAGATCATAGTAATCGTAAGGATCATAGCCCATCGAGGGCCCGCCGAGATTGGCGGCCTTGTGCGCCGGCGGCAGCCACAGCGCGGTGAAGCCGGTGGCTGCCAGGCCGGGGATTTGTGCACGCACATATTCCCACCACTTGTCATCGCGGCCTTCCTCACCCGGCGCATTCCAGTAGAACGCTTGCAGCATCACACCCATAGAATGACACCTCCTGTTTAATCTTACGCATGGGACAACCGGAATCAAGCGCCGGCAACACACTTGAATTTCCACAAGCACCGGAAGAAAAGAGCACTCAGCGTTTGCGCGCCAGGCAGCCGCAGTGGCCGGGCAGAAATCGCATTTCACCGTAACCGCGCGACCAGCGAACCGAAAAGCCGGCCTGTCGCAGCATCGCCGCTATCTCGGAAGGCGAATAGAGGCGCTGGCGATGAATCTCTTCCCGGCGGCGATAGAACCGGCCAATGCGCCGAAAGCTGGTAATGTGGCGCGTCAGCACGCGTTGCGCCGTATCCTCTTCGGCGCGCACCAGGGTGGCCCAATCCCGGCCGCTCGCCCAGCGCTGCGCCGGCTTGCGGTTGCGCCATTGCCCGGGTTCGAGAAAGTCAAAAATGAACACGCCGCCGCGAGGCAGGCTGGCATGCACCCGGCCAAAGAGGCGCGCCAGCGCCGCCGGATGATGACGGCCGTCGAAACGATAATTCAGACACTCGCCCAGCGAGGTGACTGCGGCGCAGGACGGCAAAGCGATGGCAAAGAAAGAGGCACGCTTGAATTTCGCCTGCGGCGCGCGCTGCCGCGCGCGTTTGATCATGGCCGCGGAAATGTCGATCCCGAGAACTTCATAGCCGGCGGCTGTCAGCGCCTGCGCCCAGAGGCCGCTGCCGCAGCCGAGATCGACGACGAGGCCATCGTTGATTCCGTGCCGCCGCAACATTTCCAATAAAGCCGGCGCAGCCGTGCGGGCGAAATCGCCAAAGCCGCGGTCGTGAATATCGGCAAGATCGCTGTGATAAGCTGTGGGTGATTTGAAAGCCGACATGGCCTCAAAGCGCTCGTAGCTCATTTCAAATGAAAATGGCTGGCATTGCTTTGCGTCCCCGCCAGCAGAGCCGTTCAGGCGTGGTTGGGAGTACTTTGCTCTGTGGATCGTTTGCTCCCAGGCACTGAAGCATCGGCGTGTGACTGTGAGGTGACAGTTGGATTCACGAACTCGTTCAGTCAACGGCTGGCTCTAGTCGGTCAATCGGTGCAGGGACAATCTTGCTACTCCGGTTAGTGAACTAGAGCCAGCCGTTCGCAACCTTCATTTGGTATGGCAAAGCGAAGCGCATCGCAAAACCGCCGGCGCTCAGGCCTTGCGCATTTCCGCGGCTTCGACGGGCTTCATCGTGCTGAAAATCTTGCCCGCCGCCGCCACGATGCCGGCGACGTCGGAAAGGTTGGAGGGGATGATCATCGCGTTGTTCTTCTGCGCCAGCTTGCCGAACTCGCCGAGATACTGCTCGGCAATGCGCAAATTCACCGCGTCCAGGCCGCCCTTTTCATTGATCGCCGTCGCGATCTCACGAATGCCCTTGGCGGTCGCCATGGCCACGCGCTCGATTTCCTGGGCGCGGCCCTCGGCCTCGTTGATGCGCTTCATTTTTTCGCCCTCGGACTTGGCGATGGCCTCCTGCTTGTCGCCCTCGGCACGGTTGATCTTGGCCTGCTTGTCGCCTTCCGATTCCGCGATCAAGGCACGCTTCTCGCGTTCGGCGCGCATCTGCTTTTCCATCGCGTCGCGGATGCTGGCGGGCGGCACGATGTTCTTCACTTCATAGCGCGTGACCTTGATGCCCCAGGGATCGGAGGCCTTGTCCACCGCGTTGACGATTTCATGGTTGATCTTTTCCCGCTCTTCGAAAGTGCGGTCCAACTCGATCTTGCCGATCTCGCTGCGCATCGTGGTTTGCGCGAGCTGAATCGAAGCAAAGCGGTAGTCGCTCACGCCGTAGGCAGCTTTTACCGGATCGATGACTTGCATGTAAAGCACGCCGTCCACTTCCACCTGAATATTGTCTTTGGTAATACACGTTTGCGGCGGCACATCGATCACCATTTCCTTGAGCGAATGCTTGTAAGCCACGCGGTCCACAAACGGCATCAAAATATGAAAGCCCGCCTCGAGCGTGCCGGAATATTTGCCCAGCCGCTCGACGATGAACACGGTCTTCTGCGGTACCACGATCGCGGTGCGCGCGAGCGTGGTCAGCGCAAACAGAATCAATCCCAGAATGATGATGGTTTGCAGCGACATCCCTTCCTCCTTTCAGGAAAGCGGTCTGACTCGTAACGTGAGATTGTTGCGGCTGACAATTTCCACCACGGCGCCGGGCGCAATCTCGACTTCTGCTTCCGCCGCCCAGGGCGTGCCGTTGTACTCCACTTTGCCGCCCAGCGCGTTCGGTTTGATCGCGGTGAGCGCCACCGCCCGTTGGCCCTGCACGTCATCCAGTGATTCGCCGGGCAGCAGCCTCCCCGAGACCTTGCCCTCAAAATAGCGCTGGCCCTGCTTGCGAAACAGCACCAGCGACAGAATCGAAGAAATCAGAAACACCAGCAACTGCTCGTTGAACGACCCGATCACACCCGCCATCAAGGCCAGCGCCGTAATCCACGCCCCCACGGCGAAGAAGATGACGATCAACCCCGGAATGATGAACTCTGCCAGCGCCAGCACCAGCCCGACAATGAACCACGCCAACTCCGCGGGTTCGGTCCACATTGACATAGGCACCTCCGCTATTTTGAGGATTGGAATTTTCAGCGTCTTCTACGCACGCCGCTGCCGCGAGTTCGGCGATTTCTTTGCCCGCGCCGCGGCTCCTGCGGAATTTCGGCGCAGCAGAGAATAACAAAAGCCCGGCACGGATGCCACTACTTTTTCCGTGCGGGTTCGCGGCCGCGCGGTTGGGGCGCGCCTGCCCCTGCCCGGTCACACCGCAGAAGCACCTTGCGGAGGGGGTTCACTGCTCTTTGCTGCTGCGTGCCAGGCGCGCGCACCGGCGTTGCCGCGCTGAGGCAGCCGGCGGCCGCGGCGCCGGCGTGCTGCGCTAAATCGTCTTTGCCAAAACTGCTTCGGTCGCGGTGTCAAAGAGCAAGATACCCTCATGGGTGCCGTCCAATTGCCCGAGCAAAACGCCACGATCGTTCCAAACCGATGATCTGCCCGCGCTCGCAAAGCCGCTGCTCGCGCCGATGCAATTCGCCATCACGACCGTCATCGCATATCGCGCTGCGATCGCGGCGAGGCGCGGCACCGCGTTCTCAACGCCACCGGCTGATTTTGCCACGCTGGCCAAATAAACCGCCGCCCCGTTTTTGCCGGCACTTTCCGCATGCGCGGGCACGGACAGTTCGTAGCAGATTGCCGGCGCCAGCTTGACTTCGCCGCCGATCACAGCAAAGGAATTCTCGCCGCTGACAAAGAATTCATCTTCATCAGGGTGCAAATACTGCTTCGAATAGATTCGCCGGGGCTGGTGCGGTTGAAAAATAAGCAGGCTGATACAAATGCCTTCGCTTCTGGTCGGGATACCGATTGCGAGGGTCGCGTGACTGGAATCAGCAATCCGCTGAAAATCGTCAAAACGGCGGTCGTCCGGCGCGATTGCCAATTCCTTCGCCCGTTCCGGCTCGTAACCCGTTAGGGAGAGTTCCGGGAAAACGATCGTGTCCGCTCCATGGGAAAGCGCCAGATCGATCAACCTTTTGTGCTTCGCGATGTTTGCCGGAATATCGCCTTGCACCGGCCGGAGTTGCGCCGCGCAGATTTTCATTTTTTCCTCTCAGAAATCCTCTTCCGCCGGCTGGCCCTCGGCCTGCAACAGCGCGAACAATTTCTGCCAAAGGCCTTTGCGTTCGGCTTCGTTGAGCGTCTGGAGTACGGAGGCAACTTCCTCGGGCGCGCGGGCGCGAAAGGAGACGGTGAGATCATCGCCTGCGAAATATCGCGGCGGCTTGATGTCCAGCCGGTGGCCGCCTGCCAGCAGCTTCGCCAGATCCTCGAAGCGTTCCTCCCGGCTGCTGAGCTGGGGGAAACGCTCACGGTGGAGCAGCGTGCGCAACTCGTGCGTGCGCTGGCGCGGTGACCAATCATCGCGCAGGAAAATCTCCCTGACTTCGGGCCGCTCAAACACCTCGAGCACGCGCGTCCCGTGGCGCGCGGCCAGGCCGGCGGCGTTTTCGATGATCTCCCGCGCCTCCCGCAGCGGAATTCTCTGCGTGCCGAACAGATGCTCCGCCGCCGCTCGGCGATCTTCGGGCGGCAGGGGCCGCAGCAAATCCGCGTGTTGCGGCGTGAGGCGGCCGGCGGCAATGTCCTCCTGCTGCGCGGCGGGAAATTCCTTGAGGAAAAGATGGCTCTCGACCGCGGCGGCGGTGGCGGGCAGGCCGAGCAATGGGCAAATCTCGTTTTGCAGGCGCTCGACGTCGCCCTGCCACAACTCGGCGAAGCGCTGCAACACCCGCGATTTCTCCAGCGCGTTGAGCGGCCGGCTACCGGCCTTCTCGTGCAGGCTCAGCCACAGAAGTTGCTCGCGGCTCTGGGGCGGCTGCACGATGGCCGGAATCTCCTGCCAGCCCAATTCCCGGCAGGCGAGCACGCGGCGCACGCCGATAATGAGCCGGAATCTCTTCTTGAGCGGCGTCACCACCACCGGCTGCTGCAAACCGATCGCGGCGATCGACTCCTTCACCGGGCCGGGCGCAAACGGGTAGGTGAAAATGAACTCATCCCAGCCTGCGGAGCTGAGATCGATGTGGACGAGGGCAATATTTTCTATTTGCATAGTTCTTCATGGTTGGCACGGAGAAATTAAGAAAGTTGGGGAAACATACAAGCGGAAGATGGCAGGATGGAGAGTAGTCAGGTGGGAGGTTGAATTGATGATGACCCTGCAGTGTGATCACCTCAGCAGGCGCATTCTCCAAGGCGGAAAAATCGACGGCTCTTCGCCGGTCTCGCTGTACTATTCTTCGAGATGATTGCCAGGCCTGTCCACTTGCTCGGCTCCGCCCGCGCGGCCAGCACAGCCGAAGCGCCCGATGCTCTGTCATGATCAACAAGACCATCCTTCCTTACGCAACGCGGAGGAGGCGCAACCCAGTGGATAGACCCGGTGGAAGCGGAATCGACGAAGGCGGGTGTGAGAACTCCCTCCATGCTTGATGCAAGTCCCCCGGTCTGCTCGCCTTGCTTGGAAACTCTTTGCTTTTCTTGCAGCAGTTGCGCTTTTTGTGGCACATCCTCCTTGCGAAAAGAAAACAAGGCAACCACCCTGAGAGAAGACAGCCTCTATATGACCTTCGAAATCGCCTTCGTTCTCGCTCTCGTCGTCATCGCCGTCGTCCTTTTCGCCACCGAGAGGCTGCCGGTCGATCTGGTGGCACTGCTGGTGATGGGCACGCTGCTGGTGAGCGGCATCATTTCGCCGGAGCAGGGCATCGCCGGCTTCAGCAACACTGCCACCGTCACAGTCGGCGCCATGTTCGTGCTCAGCGCCGGCTTGTTCAAAACCGGCGCGGTAAATCATCTCGGCCGCGTCTTGAGCCGGCTCTTCAAACTCAATCTTTGGCTGGCGTTGATCGTGACCATGCTCCTCGCCGGTGGCTTGTCAGCCTTCATCAACAACACGCCGGTGGTTGCGATTTTCTTGCCGCTTCTGCTCGGTGTCGCGCGCGATCTCGGTGTCAGCCCTTCGAAACTGTTGATGCCGCTGTCGTTCGCCTCGATGTTCGGCGGTGTGTGCACGCTGATCGGCACCTCCACAAATATTTTGGTCAGCGCCATCGCCGAGCGCCACGGCCAGCCGGCTTTCGGCATGTTCGAGTTCACGCCGATGGGTGCAATCTTTTTCGCAGCCGGCATACTGTATATGATCTTTATCGGCATCCGCTTGATTCCCGACCGCCGCGGCAAGGGTGATCTCATGCAAACCTTTGGCATGGGCGATTATTTGATCGACGTGGTGCTGCTACCGGAGGCGGAATCGGTCGGCAAATCCGTGGCGGATTCGCCTTTGGTCAAAGATCTCGATCTTGATATTCTGGAAGTGCAGCGCGAGGACCGGCTGATTCCCCTTCCCACCGCGGCAACCGTGCTGCAGGCCAACGATGTGTTGCGCGTGCGCTGCGAAATCGAAAAGATAAAACAACTGCAGGAACGCAAGGGCATTATTCTGAAGCCGGAAATCAAATGGCGCGATGAGGAGCTGGAGTCGGAGGAAGCGATGTTGGTGGAAGCCGTGATCGCGCCCAATTCCTTGTTGGACGGCAAGACGTTGAGGGACATCCGCTTCCGCAATTATTTCGGCGGCACGGTGCTGGCCTTGCGCCATCGCGGCGCCACCGTGCATGAAAAGATGGAAAGCACCACCCTGCGCGCGGGCGACGTATTGTTAGTGAAGATTCGGCGCGATCATCTCATTCACCTCGAGGAGCATGAAGCCTTCCTGGTGGTTTCCGAGGTTGGTCTGCCCACGTTTCGCAAGAGCAAGGCTCTCCCTGCAATAGCGATCGTCGCGGGCGTTGTGCTCGCCGCCGCGTTCAACATTATACCGATTGTCAGCAGTGCCATTGCCGGCGCCATCTTGATGATTCTGGTCGGCTGTCTTGATTTGGAGGAAGCTTACAAAGCCATTGAATGGAAGGTGATCTTCCTGCTGGCCGGTGTGCTCTCGCTCGGCGCAGCGTTGGAGAAAACCGGCGCGGCGCAGGTGGTGTCTTCGGTCATGATCAATGCGATCGGCGCGTGGGGGCCGGTCGCCGTGGTGGCGGCGTTTTATCTGCTCACCTCGCTGTTGACGGAAACGATGTCGAACAACGCCACCGCCGCCCTGCTCGCGCCCATCGCCATCATCACCGCCGATTCGCTCGGCGTTGATTCCCGGCCGTTCCTGATGGCGGTGACCTTTGCCGCCTCGGCGAGTTTCATGACGCCGGTTGGTTACCAAACCAACACGCTGATTTACGGCCCGGGGCAATATAAATTTGCCGATTTCCTCAAGATTGGAACGCCGTTGAATGTTCTGTTTTGGCTGTTGGCGACTGTGCTGATTCCGCAATTTTGGCCATTCTAATAAAGAAGGTGTGAAGCCCGGTTGGGGCAGAGCGTCCACGTGCGGCGGCCGTTTTTCCAGGGTTTGTAGGGAATTGGTGGCCACGCATACGGCGCCGCTGCGGCTTCGGAGGTCGAAGTGGTGCTCCTTCGCCTCTCCCGGCTGATGCCGATGCGGCGCAAAATCCAGAGCATGTTGTCACCCAGCCTTTCAGCCCGGCCCTCTCTGGGCCTTGGTCTGCAACGCAGGCAGGCAAGCTGCCTGCGCTGCTGCAACCTGACCTGAAAGCAGCCCATTCCCAAGCTCCAGTTTTCAACACAATGGAGAAATAAATCATGAATCGTAACGACATTCAATTCCTGCAATCCCAGCGCGGCTATCCGGCGCTGTCGATTTTGGTGCCGACGCACCGCCGCTTCCCCGAGAATCGCCAGGACGCGATCCGAGTCAAGAATTTGGTGAAACAAGCCGGCGAGCGTTTGCTCTCCGAATTTTCCAAGCGCGAGGTGGAGCCGCTGTTGTCGCGCCTGGAAGCCCTGGCGGCGGAGATTGATTACAACTACGCGCTGGACGGCCTCGCCCTGTTCGTGAATCAAGACCTGGCACAGAAGTTTTATCTGCCGTTTCAGGTCAAAGAGCGCGTGGTGGTGGATCAAACGTTTGCGACGCGCGATTTGGTACACGCGCTCAACCGCAGCCCGCACTATTGGGTGCTCGTGCTCAGCGAGCAATCTACGCGACTGTACGAGGCTTGGCGCGATACCTTGATTGAAGTTGACGCCAATGGTTTTCCCATGGCCTACGAAGGCCCGGGAGTAACCGAACCCATGCCTGGCGGCCGCGGCGTAAACAAATCGGCCTATCGGGACGAACGCCATCGCCAATTCTTCCGGCAGGTGGATGCCGCCTTCAAAAAAGCCGCGAAAGCCGATCCCCTGCCGCTGGTGGTGACGGGTGTCGACCGCCATCTGGCTTTTTTCGATGAAGTGTCATCCCACCAAAGTTTGCTGGCCGCAACGCTCACCGGCAGTCACGACAAAACGCCGGCGCATGAATTGGCCAAGCTGGTTTGGCCTTTGATGCAGGAACATCTGGCGAGCCAACGCCGGGAAGTTTTGCAGGAGCTGGAAGCGGCAGTCAAAGCGGGCAAACACGCTTCCGGCATAGACACGGCGTGGCGCATGGCGCACGAAGGCCGCGGCGCGGTTTTACTGGTGGAAGAAGATTTTCACTACGCCGCGCGCGTCGACGCGAGCGGCTGGCGCTTGACGCCGGTGAGCGAATTGGCGGGACCCGAAGTGTTTGATGACGCTGTGGATGAACTGATCGAAGCCGTGCTCGGCAAAAGCGGCAGAGTCGTGTTCGTCGAAAACAGCGCGCTGGCTGCGCACCAGCGCCTGGCGATGATTTTGCGGTATTGACATGACCGTCGAATTCGCCTTCGTTCTCGACCTCGTCGCCCTCGCCGTTGTTCTTTTCGCCATCATGCAGTTGCCGGTCGCTCGCGGCATTTTTTGTGACGACGGTTTTGACCAACATCTTGTCTGCCAACGCCACGCGGCGTAATCTGTTCAGGCAATGCGAAGTGTGCGGGCGGGGATCGATCACCAAAGTCGAACCCAAGGCGTCCTGAAGATTGGGCGTGGCCTTCAAGTGAAGCTCTGTGACGCCCATCTCGCACCTCGGCCCCAATTAAGCATGATTAGGACTCTAGCCGGACCATCGACAACGCCGGCGAATTTCTGATGATCGAAGCCGCGCTCAGCGGCGCCGCCATGAAACCCGCGCTGCGGGTTTAAAAGGGAGAGGGCAGAATAATGGATCGGCAGAATGATTTTTTTTAATCAAATCAACCGCTTACATTTTTCTCCCATTCATCTTTCTGTCATTCAAACGTTTTTTAGCAGGGTGAATTATCGAATTGCCAGGAAAAATGAAAACCAACAAACCCCATCGTCCTCGCGCGCAACGCGGGGAAGCCTCTGCCCGCTCACTCGCTTGGCACGCCCTTGCGGAAGAAGCGGTATATCACAAGCTCCAAGCCAGCGAGCAAGGCCTCAACCCGGAGCAGGTGGAAGAGCGGCTGCATGAATTCGGCAGGAACATCCTGCCCGCCAAGAAACCGCCCACTTTGCTGCAAGTGGTGCTGCACCAGTTCACCAGCCCGTTGATCTACATTCTGCTGATCGCCGGCGTCGTGGCTCTGGCCATCGGTGACGTCAAAGACGCCGGTTTCATCTTCGCCGTCATTCTGCTCAACGCCGTCATCGGCACGGTGCAGGAGTGGCGCGCCGAGCAGAGCGCACACGCCCTGCAAACCCTGTTGAAGATCAAGGCACGCGTGCGCCGCGCCGAGCCCCAACAAACGATTCCAGCGGAAGAATTGGTTCCGGGCGACGTCGTTCTGCTCGAATCCGGCGACAAAGTTCCGGCAGATTTGCGCTTCGTGCAGGTCAACAACTTGACCATTGACGAAGCTTTTCTGACCGGCGAATCTCTTCCCGTGGAAAAAAGCCTGTCGCTGCTGCGCGAAGACACGCCGGTGAGCGACCGCAAAAACATGGGCTATGCCGGCGCCACCGTGGTCACCGGCCGCGGCCTCGGTCTCGTCGTCGCCACCGGTTCGCACACCGAGGTCGGAAAAATCGCGCGCTCCCTCACCGAAAAAGAAGGCGCCAAACCGCCGCTGGTCATTCGCATGGAGCGGTTCGCCCGCCAAGTCAGCCTGATCGTGCTGGTGTTCGCCGTTCTGCTGGGCCTGCTCTCAGTCTCGCGCGGCGTCGAATTTCGTGACGTTTTCTTTTTGATGATCGCCATGGCGGTCTCGGCCATTCCCGAAGGCCTGCCGGTGGCGATGACCGTGGCGCTCTCGCTCGCCACCGGCCGCATGGCCAAGCGGCAAGTGATCGTGCGCAAGCTCATGGCGGTGGAAAGTCTGGGCAGTTGCACCACCATTGCCAGCGACAAAACCGGCACCCTAACCGTGAACCAGCAAACCGTGAAATTGATCGTGTTCCCCGAGGGCACGCGCGTGCAGATCAGCGGCCAGGGTTACAACGACGAAGGCGAAGCCAGCCGCGAGGACGGCGGCTCAATTGACGAAGCCTTGCAGGCGCGCTTGCTCGGCCTGACAAGAGCTGGCGTGCTGTGCAACGAAGCCTCGCTCGCCAACGAAAACGGAACTTGGAAACACAGCGGCGATGCCATGGATGTCGCCCTGCTGGCGCTGGGGCGAAAACTGAATCTGAATCCGGACGACGAACGCCGGCAGTTCCCGATTGCCGCCGAGATCCCGTTTGAATCTGAAAAGCGCTACGCCGCCACCGCCTATCGCAACAACGGCAAAATTGAAGTCGCCGTGAAGGGCGGCGTCGAAGCGGTATTGCCTTTCTGCACTCGCATGTCAACCGCCTCCGGCGACCAGCCGCTCGATGAAGACGGCCTTTTGCGCCAGGCGCAGGAAATGGCCGAGCATGGCTATCGCGTGCTCGTCATCGCCGGCGGCTCGCTCGCCGATGCCGTCAATGCGGCGCAATTTGACGAGTCGCAGTTGGCCGATCTCACGGTGTTGGGATTGGTGGGATTCATCGATCCGCTGCGTCCGGAAGTGCGCGATGCTGTTGCCGTCTCCCGGCAAGCCGGCGTGAAAGTGATCATGATCACCGGCGATCATCCGGCCACGGCGCTGGCCATCGCCAAAGAATTGCAGATTGCCGAATCGGTCGAGCAAGTGATCAGCGGGCAAGAGTTGGAAGAAATCGGTGGATATGACACGCCGGAATTTTACGAGCGCATCAAGCACGTCACGGTCTTTGCGCGCGTCACCCCGCAGCAGAAGCTGCACATCGTGGAAGGCTTGGTGAAGGTGGGCGAATTTGTGGCGGTCACCGGCGACGGCGTCAACGACGCGCCCGCTTTGCGCCGCGCGAACATCGGCGTTGCCATGGGCTCCGGCACCGACATCGCCAAAGACACCGCGCTGATGATCGTGACTGATGACAACTTTGCCTCAATTGTATCCGGCATTGAAGAAGGGCGTTTCGCCTATGCCAACGTGCGCAAAGTCACGCTACTGCTGATTTCCACCGGCGCCGCGGAGCTGATCCTGATTGGCGGCGCGACGCTCATGGGATTGCCGGCGCCATTGCTGGCTGTGCAAATTCTCTGGCTGAACTTGGTGACCAACGGCATTCAAGACGTGGCTTTGGCATTCGAAGCCGGCGAGAAGGGCGTCATGAGACTGCCGCCGCGCCGGCCCAGCGAGGGCATCTTCAACCGCAAAATGATCGAGCAGGTGCTGACCAGCGGCATCACCATGGCTTTGGTCTGTTTGGGCGCGTGGATCATCCTGCTCAACCGCGGCTGGGAGGAAGCAATCGCCCGCAACGCGCTGCTCACGCTGCTGGTGCTCATGCAATTCTATCACGTGCTCAATTGCCGCTCGGAATACCGCTCCGCCTTCCGCATTCCATTGCCCAATAACACCGTCTTGATGTTCGGCATGCTTGCGGCCTTCGGCATTCACGTGCTGGCGATGCACTGGCCGCCGCTGCAAGCGCTGCTGCGCACCAGCCCCCTGCCCCTCGAGCAGTGGCTGATTTTTGGCGCCATTGCTGCGGTGGTTATGGCCGTCATGGAAATTTACAAGCGGGTGAAGAAAATGCCATTGTTGGCAGAATGATTACAATTACAAAATTATCCTGCCGAACAATCATTCTGCCTTTTAAAAAGCTTTTGCTTTGTTGCTTTGATCAAAGTCGTTTTGTTCTGCAATTATTGAGAATTTCCATCGCATCTATTTCAGGGAATGAAACCATGCGTCTTTCAGATCATTTTCGAATTCCGTTTCTTCTATCCTTCATAATTACAAGCGCTGCCATCGATGCCGTCCACGCCCAATATTTTGGCCGCAACAAAGTGCAGTACGAAAGCTTCGATTTCAAAGTTCTCAAAACAACGCATTTCGACATTTACTATTGTGCCGAAAAAGAGGAGGCGGTACAGCACGCGGCGCGCATGTCCGAGCGCTGGTACGCCCGCATGTCGCGCCTGCTGAATCACCAGCTCACCGGGAAGCAGCCGTTGATTCTTTACGCCAACCAGCCGCACTTCCAGCAAACCAACACCATTCAAGGCACGCTGGGAGAGGGAACCGGCGGCGTTACCGAGGCTTTCAAGCGCCGTATGGTGCAGCCGTTTGCCGCCTCGCTGGCAGAAACGGATCACGTGCTCGGACACGAGCTGGTGCATGCGTTTCAATTCGACCTCACCGGCGGCGGCAGCCCTGGCGCCGGATTCCGAGCGCCGAGCGCGCTGCGATTGCCGTTGTAGTTTATTGAGGGCATGTCAGAGTACTTGACCCTCGGGCACGTCGATCCTCACACCGCCATGTGGATGCGCGACGTGGCGCGCGCGAAAAAACTGCCCACCGTTCGCCAGCTTTCCGATCCGCGATATTTTCCCTACCGCTTCGGCCAGGCATTTTGGGCTTACGTCGCCGGCAGATGGGGCGACGAGATGGTGGGCAGGCTGCTGCGCGACGCGGGCAAATCCGGCGACGTGGAGAAAG
This genomic interval carries:
- a CDS encoding HAD-IC family P-type ATPase, producing the protein MKTNKPHRPRAQRGEASARSLAWHALAEEAVYHKLQASEQGLNPEQVEERLHEFGRNILPAKKPPTLLQVVLHQFTSPLIYILLIAGVVALAIGDVKDAGFIFAVILLNAVIGTVQEWRAEQSAHALQTLLKIKARVRRAEPQQTIPAEELVPGDVVLLESGDKVPADLRFVQVNNLTIDEAFLTGESLPVEKSLSLLREDTPVSDRKNMGYAGATVVTGRGLGLVVATGSHTEVGKIARSLTEKEGAKPPLVIRMERFARQVSLIVLVFAVLLGLLSVSRGVEFRDVFFLMIAMAVSAIPEGLPVAMTVALSLATGRMAKRQVIVRKLMAVESLGSCTTIASDKTGTLTVNQQTVKLIVFPEGTRVQISGQGYNDEGEASREDGGSIDEALQARLLGLTRAGVLCNEASLANENGTWKHSGDAMDVALLALGRKLNLNPDDERRQFPIAAEIPFESEKRYAATAYRNNGKIEVAVKGGVEAVLPFCTRMSTASGDQPLDEDGLLRQAQEMAEHGYRVLVIAGGSLADAVNAAQFDESQLADLTVLGLVGFIDPLRPEVRDAVAVSRQAGVKVIMITGDHPATALAIAKELQIAESVEQVISGQELEEIGGYDTPEFYERIKHVTVFARVTPQQKLHIVEGLVKVGEFVAVTGDGVNDAPALRRANIGVAMGSGTDIAKDTALMIVTDDNFASIVSGIEEGRFAYANVRKVTLLLISTGAAELILIGGATLMGLPAPLLAVQILWLNLVTNGIQDVALAFEAGEKGVMRLPPRRPSEGIFNRKMIEQVLTSGITMALVCLGAWIILLNRGWEEAIARNALLTLLVLMQFYHVLNCRSEYRSAFRIPLPNNTVLMFGMLAAFGIHVLAMHWPPLQALLRTSPLPLEQWLIFGAIAAVVMAVMEIYKRVKKMPLLAE
- a CDS encoding SLC13 family permease — encoded protein: MTFEIAFVLALVVIAVVLFATERLPVDLVALLVMGTLLVSGIISPEQGIAGFSNTATVTVGAMFVLSAGLFKTGAVNHLGRVLSRLFKLNLWLALIVTMLLAGGLSAFINNTPVVAIFLPLLLGVARDLGVSPSKLLMPLSFASMFGGVCTLIGTSTNILVSAIAERHGQPAFGMFEFTPMGAIFFAAGILYMIFIGIRLIPDRRGKGDLMQTFGMGDYLIDVVLLPEAESVGKSVADSPLVKDLDLDILEVQREDRLIPLPTAATVLQANDVLRVRCEIEKIKQLQERKGIILKPEIKWRDEELESEEAMLVEAVIAPNSLLDGKTLRDIRFRNYFGGTVLALRHRGATVHEKMESTTLRAGDVLLVKIRRDHLIHLEEHEAFLVVSEVGLPTFRKSKALPAIAIVAGVVLAAAFNIIPIVSSAIAGAILMILVGCLDLEEAYKAIEWKVIFLLAGVLSLGAALEKTGAAQVVSSVMINAIGAWGPVAVVAAFYLLTSLLTETMSNNATAALLAPIAIITADSLGVDSRPFLMAVTFAASASFMTPVGYQTNTLIYGPGQYKFADFLKIGTPLNVLFWLLATVLIPQFWPF